A region of Thermobifida halotolerans DNA encodes the following proteins:
- a CDS encoding 3-deoxy-7-phosphoheptulonate synthase, which produces MTYAVTESKRLGALQQPEWSDPAQVRRVRDILRSRPPLVGVDGVDVLRSLLEDVAAGAAHVLQAGDCAENPQESTPEHVRRKTALLDLLADTLGRATGTPVLRVGRIAGQFAKPRSRPVEQVGDRTLPVYRGHMVNSPEPDPQSRRPDPLRILVGYMAASDIVEQLGWRSPLPPTRPDTESPVWTSHEALLLDYEVPMVRETDDGRRWLASTHWPWIGDRTRQVDGAHVDLLAGVVNPVACKVGPTMGVEEITALCERLDPLREPGRLTLIARMGADTVTDRLPALVEAVAAAGHPVIWLCDPMHGNTVTTPAGRKTRLLDTMLREVRGFRAAVAAAGGVAGGLHLEATPDDVTECVADASQYTAAEGRSTTLCDPRLNPHQAAALVAAWAEAR; this is translated from the coding sequence TTGACATACGCCGTTACGGAAAGTAAGCGTCTCGGGGCGCTTCAGCAGCCCGAATGGAGTGACCCCGCCCAGGTCCGGCGCGTGCGGGACATCCTCAGGTCCCGCCCGCCCCTGGTCGGGGTGGACGGTGTGGACGTACTGCGCTCCCTCCTCGAAGACGTCGCCGCCGGAGCGGCCCACGTGCTCCAGGCCGGGGACTGCGCCGAGAACCCGCAGGAGAGCACCCCCGAGCACGTGCGCCGCAAAACCGCCCTGCTCGACCTGCTCGCCGACACCCTGGGCAGGGCCACCGGCACACCGGTGCTGCGGGTGGGACGCATCGCGGGCCAGTTCGCCAAACCCCGCTCCCGCCCCGTGGAACAGGTCGGTGACCGCACCCTGCCCGTCTACCGGGGGCACATGGTCAACAGCCCGGAGCCCGACCCGCAGAGCCGCCGCCCCGACCCGCTGCGCATCCTGGTCGGCTACATGGCGGCGAGCGACATCGTCGAGCAGCTCGGATGGCGCTCACCGCTTCCCCCGACCCGGCCGGACACCGAATCCCCGGTGTGGACCAGCCACGAGGCGCTGCTGCTGGACTACGAGGTCCCCATGGTCCGCGAGACCGACGACGGCCGACGCTGGCTCGCCTCCACCCACTGGCCGTGGATCGGGGACCGCACCCGGCAGGTGGACGGCGCCCACGTCGACCTGCTCGCCGGCGTCGTCAACCCGGTGGCCTGCAAGGTCGGCCCCACGATGGGCGTCGAGGAGATCACCGCCCTGTGCGAGCGGCTCGACCCGCTGCGGGAACCGGGACGCCTCACCCTCATCGCGCGCATGGGCGCCGACACCGTCACCGACCGGCTGCCCGCACTGGTGGAGGCGGTGGCCGCGGCCGGCCATCCGGTGATCTGGCTGTGCGACCCGATGCACGGCAACACCGTCACCACCCCCGCCGGCAGGAAGACCCGGCTGCTGGACACCATGCTGCGCGAGGTCCGGGGCTTTCGCGCGGCGGTGGCCGCGGCCGGTGGCGTGGCGGGCGGACTGCACCTGGAGGCCACGCCGGACGACGTGACCGAGTGCGTGGCGGACGCGTCCCAGTACACGGCCGCCGAAGGCCGCTCCACCACGCTGTGCGATCCCAGGCTCAACCCCCACCAGGCCGCCGCCCTCGTCGCGGCCTGGGCCGAGGCCCGCTGA
- a CDS encoding class I SAM-dependent methyltransferase, protein MTDRTGHSYDFTEADFNAVYEGGDLLPGAGIRSVPWDIGEAQPAVVDLERRGRFRGAVLDVGCGLGDNAVFLSARGYRVTAVDAASTAVEQARQRARGADVEFAVADATRLDDYAGRFDTVLDSALYHTMDQATRERYVAELYRVTRPGARLNMLCFADVPGGMPAPLAVSRENVRTTLARAGWSVTDVERDVFVGVAAPVRDFLDRTGAAPEVDERGRTRLPVWVVLADRG, encoded by the coding sequence GTGACCGACAGAACCGGCCACTCCTACGACTTCACCGAAGCCGACTTCAACGCCGTCTACGAGGGCGGCGACCTGCTGCCCGGCGCCGGGATCAGAAGTGTCCCCTGGGACATCGGCGAGGCGCAGCCGGCCGTGGTCGACCTGGAGCGCCGGGGGCGCTTTCGCGGCGCGGTGCTGGACGTCGGATGCGGCCTGGGCGACAACGCCGTCTTCCTGTCCGCACGCGGCTACCGGGTGACCGCCGTCGACGCCGCCTCCACCGCGGTCGAGCAGGCCAGGCAGCGGGCGCGGGGGGCCGACGTCGAGTTCGCCGTCGCGGACGCGACCAGGCTGGACGACTACGCGGGCCGCTTCGACACGGTGCTGGACAGCGCGCTCTACCACACGATGGACCAGGCGACGCGCGAACGCTACGTCGCCGAGCTGTACCGCGTCACCCGGCCCGGCGCCCGCCTGAACATGCTGTGCTTCGCCGACGTGCCCGGAGGGATGCCGGCCCCGCTGGCGGTGTCGCGGGAGAACGTGCGCACCACGCTGGCCCGGGCGGGATGGTCCGTCACCGACGTGGAACGGGACGTGTTCGTGGGGGTGGCCGCTCCCGTCCGGGACTTCCTGGACAGGACCGGGGCCGCTCCCGAGGTCGACGAACGGGGGCGCACCCGCCTGCCCGTCTGGGTGGTCCTGGCGGACCGGGGGTGA
- a CDS encoding acyl-CoA dehydrogenase family protein: MNNSTATESFSTDISAPDRDTLVGRAEALREKLWEDAEESDRERRLTERAVSGVTGAGLMRLMTPKRMGGYQADVRTLLDVATELGRGCPSTAWVTGVLNVGNFVVSLFPEEAQEEVWRDNPDARTALVLGVPSRAVEPVDGGAVVSGEWAYASGSLHCEWVCLLVALGADTPQPHFALFRAEEVRVKDTWFFTGMRGTGSNTVVADRVFVPRHRLLPYLPVRNGEMDGLVDADNLYRNSMTGVFSLGLLGALIGGADAALRYVREKAPTRPVAGATYANQAESPTTQLALTEAATRIDTAELHARRIADTVHRHARAGRNPDLLTRARSRMDAAYVAQQCREAVDVLVTAYGSSAFHESNPLQRIWRDINVGSRHAGFGMGIPQQLYGRALVGADPRQISVLV, encoded by the coding sequence ATGAACAATTCGACTGCCACCGAATCCTTTTCCACCGACATTTCCGCACCCGACCGGGACACGCTTGTGGGACGGGCCGAAGCGCTCCGGGAGAAACTGTGGGAGGACGCGGAGGAAAGCGACCGGGAACGGCGCCTCACCGAAAGGGCGGTGTCGGGCGTCACCGGCGCCGGGCTGATGCGTCTGATGACGCCGAAGCGGATGGGCGGATACCAGGCGGATGTCCGGACGCTTCTGGACGTGGCAACGGAACTGGGACGCGGATGCCCGTCGACCGCGTGGGTCACCGGCGTGCTGAACGTGGGCAACTTCGTGGTCTCCCTCTTCCCGGAAGAAGCGCAGGAGGAGGTCTGGCGGGACAACCCCGACGCGCGCACCGCACTGGTCCTGGGCGTTCCGTCCAGGGCCGTCGAGCCCGTCGACGGAGGGGCCGTCGTCAGCGGCGAGTGGGCCTACGCCTCGGGGAGCCTGCACTGCGAGTGGGTGTGCCTGCTGGTGGCGCTGGGCGCCGACACCCCCCAGCCGCACTTCGCGCTGTTTCGCGCCGAGGAGGTGCGGGTCAAGGACACCTGGTTCTTCACCGGCATGCGCGGGACCGGAAGCAACACGGTGGTCGCGGACCGGGTGTTCGTTCCCCGGCACCGCCTGCTGCCGTACCTGCCGGTCCGCAACGGCGAGATGGACGGGCTGGTGGACGCGGACAACCTCTACCGCAACAGCATGACGGGGGTGTTCTCGCTGGGGCTGCTCGGGGCGCTCATCGGTGGCGCCGACGCGGCGCTGCGCTACGTGCGGGAGAAGGCGCCGACCCGTCCCGTGGCCGGTGCCACCTACGCCAACCAGGCGGAGTCGCCGACGACCCAGCTCGCGCTGACCGAGGCCGCCACGAGGATCGACACCGCCGAGCTGCACGCGCGGCGCATCGCCGACACGGTCCACCGCCACGCGCGGGCGGGGCGCAACCCGGACCTGCTGACCCGTGCCCGGTCGCGCATGGACGCCGCCTACGTCGCGCAGCAGTGCCGGGAGGCGGTGGACGTCCTGGTCACCGCGTACGGCTCCTCGGCATTCCACGAGTCCAACCCGCTCCAGCGGATCTGGCGCGACATCAACGTGGGGAGCCGGCACGCGGGCTTCGGCATGGGAATCCCCCAGCAGCTCTACGGCCGTGCCCTCGTCGGCGCGGACCCCCGGCAGATCAGCGTCCTGGTGTGA
- the phzG gene encoding phenazine biosynthesis FMN-dependent oxidase PhzG produces MDTSRFESLTGETGLDFPEYETPPPEPMGLVRRWLDEAVARGVREPRALALATADQHGRASNRIVVITRLDECGVVFTSHSSSRKGRELAATRWASGLLYWRETGQQIILSGPVAQLDEAESDALWAARPHPLHAMSTASRQSEPLSDAEALRAEAGRLARAGTPLPRPDRFVGYLLSPTEVEFWCASPDRLHRRLRYDLHERTWHTVRLQP; encoded by the coding sequence ATGGACACCAGCAGGTTCGAATCCCTCACCGGGGAGACCGGCCTCGACTTCCCCGAGTACGAGACGCCGCCCCCCGAGCCCATGGGGCTCGTCCGGCGATGGCTGGACGAGGCGGTCGCGCGCGGCGTCCGGGAGCCCCGCGCCCTGGCCCTGGCCACCGCGGACCAGCACGGCCGCGCCTCCAACCGCATCGTGGTCATCACCCGCCTGGACGAGTGCGGCGTGGTGTTCACCAGCCACAGCAGCAGCCGCAAGGGCCGGGAGTTGGCGGCCACGCGCTGGGCGTCGGGACTGCTCTACTGGCGCGAGACCGGCCAGCAGATCATCCTCTCCGGACCGGTGGCACAACTCGACGAGGCCGAGTCGGACGCGCTGTGGGCCGCCCGCCCCCACCCGCTGCACGCCATGTCGACCGCCTCCCGGCAGAGCGAACCGCTCTCGGACGCCGAGGCGCTGCGCGCCGAGGCCGGGCGGCTGGCGCGGGCGGGAACCCCCCTGCCCCGCCCCGACCGGTTCGTCGGCTACCTGCTGTCGCCCACCGAGGTGGAGTTCTGGTGTGCCAGTCCCGACCGGCTGCACCGCAGGCTGCGCTACGACCTCCACGAGCGGACGTGGCACACGGTGCGGCTCCAGCCCTAG
- a CDS encoding isochorismatase family protein, with the protein MAGIPPIRPYSLPTREQLPDNLVRWTPRPERAVLLVHDMQHYFLRAFPEPLRTELVHNAAQLRKHCAALGVPVAYTAQPGRMTPQQRGLLADFWGPGMRTDPADSAVVPELTPTAADWTFTKWRYSAFHGSDLLERMREAGRDQLLLCGVYAHVGVLATALDAFTNDIQPFLVADALGDFHEDDHRFTLDYVARRCGKVVTAEEVFA; encoded by the coding sequence ATGGCCGGTATCCCGCCGATCAGGCCCTACTCCCTGCCGACCCGGGAGCAGCTTCCCGACAACCTCGTCCGGTGGACGCCGCGCCCGGAACGCGCGGTACTCCTCGTCCACGACATGCAGCACTACTTCCTCAGAGCCTTCCCCGAACCGCTGCGCACCGAACTGGTCCACAACGCCGCCCAGCTCCGCAAGCACTGCGCGGCCCTGGGCGTGCCGGTGGCCTACACCGCCCAGCCCGGCCGGATGACCCCGCAGCAGCGCGGACTCCTCGCGGACTTCTGGGGTCCCGGCATGCGCACCGACCCCGCGGACAGCGCGGTGGTCCCCGAACTCACGCCCACCGCCGCCGACTGGACGTTCACCAAGTGGCGCTACAGCGCCTTCCACGGCTCGGACCTGCTGGAGCGGATGCGGGAGGCCGGACGCGACCAACTGCTGCTGTGCGGCGTCTACGCGCACGTGGGCGTGCTGGCGACCGCGCTGGACGCGTTCACCAACGACATCCAGCCGTTCCTGGTCGCCGACGCGCTCGGCGACTTCCACGAGGACGACCACCGGTTCACCCTGGACTACGTGGCACGGCGGTGCGGGAAGGTCGTCACGGCCGAGGAGGTGTTCGCATGA
- a CDS encoding PhzF family phenazine biosynthesis protein: MHEYMIVDAFARRPLEGNPVAVFFDSADLTDDLMQRIAKEMNLSEVTFVLPPRGDADARIRIFTPVNELPFAGHPLLGTAVALAVTRKTGHLRLETAMGVIPVEVDGDAADLRTVRMRQPVPTWEPYEHAAELLEALGVTAATVAVEAYRNGPRHVLVGLDSVAALSALHPDHRALSRFPDMAANCFAGSGTRWRTRMFSPAYGVVEDAATGSAAGPLAIHLARHGLAEYGQRIEILQGVEMGRPSLMVATAEADAERVRSVHVSGHGAVAARGTLYV, from the coding sequence ATGCACGAGTACATGATCGTGGACGCCTTCGCCCGCCGACCACTCGAAGGCAACCCCGTGGCCGTCTTCTTCGACAGCGCCGACCTGACCGACGACCTGATGCAACGCATCGCCAAGGAGATGAACCTCTCCGAGGTCACCTTCGTGCTGCCGCCCCGCGGCGACGCCGACGCCCGCATACGGATCTTCACCCCGGTCAACGAACTCCCGTTCGCCGGACACCCCCTGCTCGGCACGGCCGTCGCCCTGGCGGTGACCCGAAAGACCGGGCACCTGCGCCTGGAGACCGCGATGGGTGTCATCCCCGTCGAGGTCGACGGGGACGCGGCGGACCTCAGGACCGTGCGCATGCGCCAGCCGGTTCCCACCTGGGAGCCGTACGAGCACGCGGCGGAACTCCTGGAGGCGCTGGGGGTGACGGCCGCCACCGTGGCGGTGGAGGCCTACCGCAACGGACCCCGCCACGTGCTGGTGGGGCTCGACAGCGTGGCCGCGCTCTCGGCCCTCCACCCGGACCACCGGGCGCTGTCCCGCTTCCCCGACATGGCCGCCAACTGCTTCGCCGGAAGCGGCACGCGCTGGCGCACCCGGATGTTCTCCCCGGCCTACGGCGTGGTCGAGGACGCGGCGACCGGTTCGGCCGCCGGACCCCTCGCGATCCACCTGGCCAGGCACGGCCTCGCCGAGTACGGCCAGCGCATCGAGATCCTCCAGGGCGTCGAGATGGGACGCCCCTCCCTCATGGTCGCCACGGCCGAGGCAGACGCAGAGCGCGTCCGGTCGGTCCATGTCAGCGGCCACGGAGCCGTCGCCGCCCGCGGAACCCTCTACGTCTAG
- a CDS encoding PhzA/PhzB family protein, whose amino-acid sequence MSTDTAFPTRFSDDKEMRDHNRAVVERYMNTRGQDRLRRHLLFTEDGSGGLWTTDSGEPIIIRGRDRLAEHAVWSLKCFPDWVWTNIEIFDTQDPDRFWVECDGEGRILFDGYPEGYYRNHFIHSFLFENGRIKQQREFMNPCQQFRALGIEVPAIRRAGIPT is encoded by the coding sequence ATGTCCACCGACACCGCGTTCCCGACCCGCTTCTCCGACGACAAGGAGATGCGCGACCACAACCGCGCCGTCGTCGAGCGGTACATGAACACCCGGGGACAGGACCGACTCCGCCGGCACCTGCTCTTCACCGAGGACGGATCCGGGGGACTGTGGACCACCGACAGCGGCGAACCGATCATCATCCGCGGCCGGGACCGTCTGGCCGAGCACGCCGTGTGGTCGCTGAAGTGCTTCCCGGACTGGGTGTGGACCAACATCGAGATCTTCGACACCCAGGACCCCGACCGGTTCTGGGTCGAGTGCGACGGCGAGGGGCGGATCCTCTTCGACGGATATCCCGAGGGCTACTACCGCAACCACTTCATCCACTCGTTCCTCTTCGAAAACGGCAGGATCAAGCAGCAGCGCGAGTTCATGAACCCGTGCCAGCAGTTCCGGGCCCTCGGGATCGAGGTCCCCGCGATCAGGAGAGCGGGGATCCCCACATGA
- a CDS encoding FAD-binding oxidoreductase, which translates to MGDSSAHGGFSDLAARVRGPVLPRGGDGYEEETRGFQTGFHHRAAVVVGAVDADDVRAAVRFAVEHGMGVAVQSTGHGVTVFDDNSVLVTTGRMDDVTVDPDARCARIGAGARWERVVERAEPYGLVPPSGSAGHVGVVGYTLAGGMGLLAREFGYAADHVRAVDVVTADGELRHVTADSDPDLFWALRGGQGNFGVVTGLEIALQPVDRIYGGGMFFGSEHAAPLLSFFREWTAGLPEAMTASVGMIGYPAIPVFPEPLRGRHVVHVRFATTDLAAGPELVRPWREVAPPLVDEVGELPYSRAGSIYREPDFAHAYDGNNVLLRELDPSALEAVRELAGAEAPVPCIVDLRHLGGALARRPAVDNAVSFREAQYILRVLSPLDDASLADVRDAHGRLEAAVAPWTLGRSPNFVYGERDPADLRSKLYEKTVADRLAAVKAVHDPDNVFRCGHSAVAPAAADR; encoded by the coding sequence ATGGGCGACAGCAGTGCTCACGGCGGCTTCTCCGACCTGGCGGCCCGGGTGCGCGGCCCGGTGCTGCCCCGTGGAGGGGACGGCTACGAAGAGGAGACCCGCGGCTTCCAGACCGGGTTCCACCACCGGGCGGCGGTGGTGGTCGGCGCGGTCGACGCCGATGACGTGCGCGCGGCGGTGCGGTTCGCGGTCGAGCACGGGATGGGCGTCGCGGTGCAGTCGACCGGGCACGGGGTGACCGTCTTCGACGACAACAGCGTGCTGGTCACCACCGGGCGGATGGACGACGTCACCGTGGACCCCGACGCCCGGTGCGCCCGGATCGGGGCGGGGGCCCGCTGGGAGCGGGTGGTCGAGCGGGCCGAACCGTACGGCCTGGTCCCCCCCAGCGGCTCCGCCGGGCATGTCGGCGTGGTGGGCTACACGCTCGCCGGCGGCATGGGCCTGCTGGCCCGGGAGTTCGGCTACGCGGCCGACCACGTGCGCGCCGTCGACGTCGTCACCGCCGACGGCGAACTGCGCCACGTGACCGCCGACAGCGATCCCGACCTGTTCTGGGCGCTGCGGGGCGGGCAGGGCAACTTCGGTGTGGTGACCGGTCTGGAGATCGCCCTGCAGCCGGTCGACCGGATCTACGGCGGGGGGATGTTCTTCGGCTCCGAGCACGCCGCTCCGCTTCTCTCGTTCTTCCGCGAGTGGACGGCCGGACTGCCCGAGGCCATGACCGCGTCGGTGGGGATGATCGGCTACCCGGCGATCCCGGTCTTCCCCGAACCGCTGCGGGGCAGGCACGTGGTCCACGTCCGGTTCGCCACCACCGACCTGGCCGCGGGGCCGGAGTTGGTGCGGCCGTGGCGGGAGGTCGCCCCGCCGCTCGTCGACGAGGTCGGTGAACTGCCCTACAGCCGGGCGGGATCGATCTACCGGGAGCCGGACTTCGCCCACGCCTACGACGGCAACAACGTGCTGCTGCGCGAACTGGACCCGTCCGCGCTGGAGGCGGTCCGGGAACTGGCGGGGGCCGAGGCGCCGGTGCCGTGCATCGTCGACCTGCGCCACCTCGGCGGAGCGCTGGCGCGGCGGCCCGCGGTGGACAACGCGGTCTCCTTCCGGGAGGCGCAGTACATCCTGCGGGTGCTCTCCCCGCTCGACGACGCCTCCCTGGCGGACGTGCGCGACGCCCACGGACGGCTCGAGGCCGCCGTCGCGCCGTGGACGCTGGGGCGGTCGCCGAACTTCGTCTACGGTGAGCGGGACCCCGCCGACCTCAGGTCCAAGCTCTACGAGAAGACCGTCGCGGACCGGCTGGCGGCGGTCAAGGCCGTCCACGATCCGGACAACGTCTTCCGCTGCGGCCACAGCGCTGTCGCGCCCGCGGCCGCCGACCGCTGA
- a CDS encoding anthranilate synthase family protein, producing the protein MNPPAADHGHDLLDRILAAPPPAFALLHRAGGGTPGTVDVLTGEVTQPATLADIPLTGPRPPEPKPAHDALVLIPYRQIAERGFTVPDDGAPLVAMVVTEQSSTAASDVVRRIPDVPIRLDSNRFDVDDAHYAATVRRVVADEIGTGEGANFVIKRSFLAEVGDYSPHVALSLFRRLLEREQGAYWTFVVHTPERTLVGATPERHVSLEHGVAAMNPISGTYRYPPTGPTLRGITEFIADRKETDELYMVVDEELKMMARICDTGGRVSGPHLRQMARLAHTEYLIEGRSSRDVREILRETMFAPTVTGSPLENATRVIRRHEPEGRGYYSGVAALIGRDADGERTLDSAILIRTAEITPSGRMRIAVGATLVRHSDPRSEAEETRAKADGLLTAMRSGADTRFADHPEVRAALRRRNTGIADFWLRDGGRVARVDGLVGVEALVVDAEDTFTAMIGHQLRALGLSVTVRRFDEPYDPRDYDLVVLGPGPGDPRAATDPRIAHLRSVADLLLDTRHPFLAVCLSHQVLSLRLGFALLRRDAPDQGVQREIDLFGARERVGFYNTFVAHSTEDKREVDGVGLVEVSRCQASGEVHALRGPHFVSLQFHAESVLTVDGPRILARTIRGVLGR; encoded by the coding sequence ATGAACCCCCCGGCCGCGGACCACGGCCACGACCTGCTCGACCGGATCCTGGCAGCACCCCCTCCCGCCTTCGCCCTGCTGCACCGGGCCGGCGGCGGCACCCCGGGAACCGTCGACGTCCTGACCGGAGAGGTGACACAGCCCGCGACACTGGCGGACATCCCGCTGACCGGACCGCGCCCCCCGGAGCCGAAACCCGCGCACGACGCACTGGTCCTCATCCCCTACCGGCAGATCGCCGAGCGCGGCTTCACCGTGCCGGACGACGGAGCGCCGCTGGTCGCGATGGTCGTCACCGAGCAGAGCAGTACGGCCGCCTCCGACGTGGTGCGCCGCATCCCCGACGTACCGATCCGCCTGGACAGCAACCGCTTCGACGTGGACGACGCGCACTACGCCGCGACGGTCCGCCGGGTCGTCGCCGACGAGATCGGCACCGGCGAGGGAGCCAACTTCGTGATCAAGCGCTCCTTCCTGGCCGAGGTCGGCGACTACTCGCCGCACGTCGCCCTGTCCCTCTTCCGCCGCCTGCTGGAGCGCGAGCAGGGCGCCTACTGGACCTTCGTCGTGCACACCCCGGAGCGGACCCTCGTGGGCGCCACCCCGGAACGGCACGTCTCGCTGGAGCACGGCGTGGCCGCGATGAACCCCATCAGCGGCACCTACCGCTATCCACCCACCGGCCCCACCCTGCGCGGCATCACGGAGTTCATCGCCGACCGGAAAGAGACCGACGAGCTGTACATGGTGGTCGACGAGGAACTGAAGATGATGGCGCGGATCTGCGACACCGGCGGGCGCGTCTCGGGACCCCACCTCAGGCAGATGGCGCGGCTGGCGCACACCGAGTACCTCATCGAGGGGCGGAGCAGTCGAGACGTGCGCGAGATCCTGCGCGAGACGATGTTCGCCCCGACCGTCACCGGAAGCCCCCTGGAGAACGCGACCCGCGTCATCCGCCGCCACGAGCCCGAGGGGCGCGGCTACTACAGCGGCGTCGCCGCGCTGATCGGCCGCGACGCCGACGGCGAGCGCACCCTGGACTCCGCCATCCTCATCCGCACCGCCGAGATCACCCCCTCCGGCCGGATGCGGATCGCGGTGGGCGCCACGCTGGTACGCCACTCCGACCCGCGCTCGGAGGCCGAGGAGACCCGGGCCAAGGCCGACGGCCTGCTCACCGCGATGCGGTCCGGCGCGGACACGCGCTTCGCGGACCACCCCGAGGTGCGCGCGGCCCTGCGGCGCCGCAACACCGGGATCGCGGACTTCTGGCTGCGCGACGGCGGCCGGGTGGCGCGGGTGGACGGGCTGGTCGGCGTGGAAGCCCTCGTCGTCGACGCGGAGGACACCTTCACCGCGATGATCGGCCACCAGCTCCGGGCCCTGGGGCTGTCGGTGACGGTGCGGCGCTTCGACGAGCCCTACGACCCGCGGGACTACGACCTGGTCGTGCTGGGACCGGGGCCGGGGGATCCGCGTGCGGCCACCGACCCCCGCATCGCCCATCTGCGGTCGGTGGCCGACCTGCTGCTGGACACGCGACACCCCTTCCTCGCCGTGTGCCTGAGCCACCAGGTGCTCAGCCTCAGGCTCGGATTCGCACTGCTCCGCCGGGACGCCCCCGACCAGGGCGTGCAACGGGAGATCGACCTGTTCGGCGCCCGGGAGAGGGTCGGCTTCTACAACACGTTCGTGGCGCACAGCACCGAGGACAAGCGCGAGGTCGACGGGGTCGGCCTGGTGGAGGTCAGCCGCTGCCAGGCGAGCGGGGAGGTGCACGCGCTGCGCGGGCCGCACTTCGTCTCCCTGCAGTTCCACGCCGAATCGGTGCTCACCGTCGACGGCCCCCGCATCCTCGCCCGGACCATCCGGGGGGTGCTGGGCCGGTGA
- a CDS encoding SDR family NAD(P)-dependent oxidoreductase: protein MSGKVWFITGASRGFGRVWARAALERGDRVAAGVRTVSALDELVERHGDAVLPLRLDVSDREAVHAAVAAAHRRFGRLDVVVNNAGYGLFGPVENVTEQQARDQMDTNFFGTLWVTQAVLPVLRAQRGGHIVQVSSIAGLASWPMLGLYHASKWAIEGMSDALAQEVSPFGVHVTLLEPGPYRTDWRGSSAVWAEPGEAYAESVRAMRDTSAGISPGDPEDTVKPLFDIVDAPHPPLRCLLGAWALDTVRKTYEERLRTWRRWDGAAGAAHGD from the coding sequence GTGTCCGGCAAGGTCTGGTTCATCACCGGAGCGTCCCGAGGGTTCGGCAGGGTCTGGGCGCGGGCCGCACTGGAGCGCGGCGACCGGGTCGCCGCCGGCGTCCGTACCGTCTCGGCCCTGGACGAGCTGGTCGAGCGGCACGGGGACGCCGTTCTGCCGCTGCGGCTCGACGTGTCGGACCGGGAGGCCGTCCACGCCGCCGTGGCCGCCGCCCACCGGCGGTTCGGGCGGTTGGACGTCGTGGTCAACAACGCCGGCTACGGGCTCTTCGGCCCCGTGGAGAACGTCACCGAGCAGCAGGCCCGCGACCAGATGGACACCAACTTCTTCGGCACCCTGTGGGTCACCCAGGCCGTCCTGCCCGTCCTGCGCGCCCAGCGCGGCGGCCACATCGTGCAGGTGTCGAGCATCGCCGGTCTGGCCTCCTGGCCGATGCTGGGCCTCTACCACGCCTCGAAGTGGGCCATCGAGGGAATGAGTGACGCCCTGGCCCAGGAGGTGTCGCCCTTCGGCGTCCACGTCACCCTGCTGGAGCCGGGGCCCTACAGGACCGACTGGAGGGGGAGTTCCGCGGTGTGGGCCGAGCCCGGGGAGGCCTACGCCGAGTCGGTGCGGGCCATGCGCGACACGTCGGCCGGGATCTCCCCGGGAGACCCCGAGGACACCGTCAAACCCCTCTTCGACATCGTCGACGCTCCCCACCCGCCGCTGCGCTGCCTCCTCGGCGCCTGGGCGCTCGACACCGTGCGAAAGACCTACGAGGAGCGGCTGCGCACCTGGCGGCGCTGGGACGGGGCGGCCGGGGCCGCCCACGGGGACTGA
- a CDS encoding flavin reductase family protein translates to MEHTLLTAAMARVPGPVTVVTTVDDSGRRWGFTATSFSSVSLDPPLVLVCLDKKASSHAAFTAAAHLMVNVLAHEQEEVARRFAASGVDRFSGGDMQPCELGLPGLPGACVRVACSMYRVVDAGDHSILLGRVERTHVSDRTPLLYCDRSFSRPSPEAGRRPWSALHLAEW, encoded by the coding sequence ATGGAGCACACGCTCCTCACCGCGGCGATGGCCCGGGTCCCCGGCCCGGTGACGGTGGTGACCACCGTCGACGACTCGGGCAGACGCTGGGGGTTCACCGCGACCTCGTTCAGCTCGGTGTCCCTGGACCCGCCCCTCGTCCTGGTCTGCCTGGACAAGAAGGCCAGCAGCCACGCCGCGTTCACCGCGGCCGCACACCTCATGGTCAACGTCCTGGCACACGAGCAGGAGGAGGTCGCGCGGAGGTTCGCCGCCTCCGGCGTCGACCGGTTCTCCGGAGGGGACATGCAACCGTGCGAACTCGGCCTTCCCGGCCTTCCCGGAGCGTGCGTCCGCGTCGCCTGCTCGATGTACCGCGTCGTCGACGCCGGCGACCACAGCATCCTGCTCGGCCGGGTGGAGCGGACGCACGTGAGCGACCGCACACCCCTCCTCTACTGCGACCGCTCGTTCTCCCGACCCAGCCCCGAGGCGGGAAGGAGGCCGTGGAGCGCCCTCCACCTCGCCGAATGGTAG